Genomic DNA from Pseudomonas helmanticensis:
CATGGCAACACGAACTGCTGATCGGCAGCGAATACGAAAACTTCCGCAAAAACGAGCGTGTCACCAGCATCGCCGGCGGCCCTTACGCCATCGACATCTACAAACAGATCTACGGTCAGGCGAAACCCAACGGCGCACGCTCGGGCACTGACACGTTCGAACACGTCGAAAGCCATGCGCTGAATCTGCAGGACCAAATCATCTTCACCGACAAACTGCGCGGGATGATCGGTGCGCGCTTCGAGCATTTTGATCAACACATCGACGACCACAGTCGCAACGCAACGAGCAACCAGCGTCATGACGCCCTCACCCAACGTGCCGGCCTGCTCTATCAACTGACGCCAGAAACCGGGCTGTTTGCCAATGCCTCGACCTCGTTCAAACCGAACAATGGCCTCGACGCGTCCGGCAAATCCTTCGACCCGGAAGAAGGTGTCGGCTACGAAATCGGGATCAAGAGCGAACTGTTCGACGACCGCCTGAGCAGCACCCTCGCCTTCTTCCACATCGACAAGGAAAACGTCCTCGCCCTCGATCCGGCCACCGACACCAGCCGTGCGATGGGCAAGGCGCGTAGTCGCGGTTTCGATTGGCAGGTCACCGGGCAAGTCACCGATGCCGTACGCGTGATCGGCGCCTTTGCCTACATCGACGCCGAAGTCACCCAGGGTGACGCAGTGATTCCCACCGGCAGCCGCATCCTCGGCGTGGCCAAACGCAGCGGCAGTCTGCTTGGCGTGTATGAGTTTCAGGATGGGCGTTTGCGTGGCTCGGATGTCGGCGCGGCGTTCACGTATGTCGGCGACCGCTCCGGTGAATCCGGTAGCGATTTTGAATTGCCGGCGTATCAAACCGTCGACCTGCTGGCTCACTACAAGGCCAGCGACAACGTCACCGTCGGCCTGAATCTGAACAACGTCTTCGACGAAAAATACTACGAGCGCTCCTACAGCAACTACTGGGTCAACTCAGGCGAGCCGCGCAATTTCACCGTCAGCCTGACTCTCAACCTGTAAAAGGAAGTCCCCCATGCAATACGGCAAAACCCTTGTGCTCATCGCCGCGCTGTTCGCCGGCCAGGTCTCGGCCCATGGCCTTTGGACCGAACAACGCCGTGGCAATATCGAAGTGATCTACGGCCATGGCGCCGAAGACAACGCCTTCAAGGCACAGAAAATCAGCGGTGCCTGGGCCTACGATGTGGGCGGCAAGATGATTCCGGTCAGCGTCGAGCGTCTGGCGGATCACGCGAGATTGAAACCGTTGGAAACGCCGGCGGTGCTGGCCGTGGCACTGAACAACGGCATGTGGTCGCAAACCGCCGACAAGAAGTGGATCAACGAAGGTCGCAGCAAAGTGCCGGGGGCTGTCGAGTCCACCCAGACGTTCAAGTACAGCTTGGCGATTTATCAGCCGGGGGCCAAGTTGCCGAAACTCGAGCAGATCAAATTGCTGATCCTGCCGGAGGTTGATCCGTTGACTGTGGGGCCTGGGAAATCATTGCCGGTGCGGGTGTTGCTGGATGGCAAACCGGCGGCAGGGGTGAAGTTGATTGGCGACTATCGCAGTGCGCCGAACACCTTGAGCACCGAGACCGACAAGGACGGTCGTGCGCAGGTATTGGTGAGAAATGAAGGATTGAATGTGATTGCGGCGCAGGTTGAGGTTTCGGTGAAGGACAGTGTTGATGTGAATAGTCGTGGGCTGTTCAGCTCGCTGACATTCCTTGGCGAGCCGCATCACGAATAAGAGCATACCCTCATCGGAAACGCCGCCCGCCCAGCCCTCTCCCGGAGGGAGAGGGAGCCGACCGAGTTGTCTTGTGAGGTACATCGACCTGAAAGACCGGGTCGATTATGGATTCGGTAAAGCAGAATCAGGTCGGTGCAATTCAACAGCATCCCCCAATCAGTCCCCTCTCCCTTTGGAAGTGGGAGCCGACCGAGTTGTCTTGTGAGGTACATCGACCTGAAAGACCGAGTCGATTATGGATTCGGTAAAGCAGAATCAGGTCGGTGCAATTCAACAGCATCCCCCAATCAGTCCCCTCTCCCTTTGGGAGTGGGAGCCGACCGAGTTGTCTTGTGAGGTACATCGACCTGAAAGACCGAGTCGATTATGGATTCGGTAAAGCAGCATCAGGTCAGTGCAATTCAACAGCATCCCCCAATCAGTCCCCTCTCCCTTTGGGAGAGGGTTAGGGTGAGGGGCTCTTGCCTTTAAAGCTCACCCAGGCCGTCGATCAACGCCTGATTCTGCTCCGGCGTGCCAATCGAAATCCGCAGGAACTGCGCAATCCGCTGTTGCTTGAAGTGCCGCACAATCACGCCTTGCTCGCGCAACTTGGCCGCAAGTCCCGCCGCATCATGCTGCGGGTGCCGCGCAAAAATGAAATTCGCCGCCGACGGCAGCACTTCAAAACCCTTGGCCTGCAACTGCGCGATCACCCACTCACGGCTCTCGATCACCAATCGGCAGGTCTTGTCGAAATACTCGCGATCTTCGAACGCAGCAGCAGCACCGACAATCGCCAGACGATCCAGCGGATACGAGTTAAAGCTGTTCTTGATCCGCTCCAGCGCTTCGATAAGATCCGGATGCCCCACCGCCAGACCAACGCGCAAACCCGCCAACGAACGCGACTTGGACAGCGTCTGCGTCACCAGCAGGTTCGGATAACGATCGACCAGACTGATCGCCGTATCGCCGCCGAAGTCGATGTACGCCTCATCAACAACCACAACTGAATCCGGGTTGGCCTTGAGGATTTGCTCGACTGCATCCAGCGCCAGCAGGCAACCGGTCGGTGCGTTCGGGTTAGGGAAGATGATCCCGCCATTCGGCTTGGCGTAGTCGGCCGGGTCGATCTGGAACTGCGCATCCAGCGGCACCGCGTTGAACTTGATGCCATACAAACCGCAATAAACCGGATAGAAGCTGTAGCTGATGTCCGGGAACAGCAGCGGCTGATCATGCTGCAGCAAACCGTGGAAAATGTGCGCGAGCACTTCGTCCGAACCGTTGCCGAGGAACACCTGATTGCTCTGCACGCCGTAATACTGGGCGACGGCAGTTTTCAGCAGATCGCTGTTCGGATCCGGGTACAGACGCAGGTTGTCATTCAACTCAACCTGCATCGCCGCCAGGGCTTTTGGCGATGGGCCGTAGGGGTTTTCATTGGTGTTGAGCTTGACCAGTTTGGTCAGCTTCGGCTGTTCGCCCGGCACGTACGGCACCAGATCCTTGACGAACGGGCTCCAGAATTTACTCATCGCTCAGTTCCCCTGCCCTTTTAGAAAGTCTGCGTCTTTGATGCGGTATTCGGCGCTGCGCGCGTGCGCACTCAGCGATTCGCCACGTGCCAGTACCGATGCCGTTTTACCCAACTCGGAAGCACCGGCCTCGGAGCAGAAGATGATCGACGAACGCTTCTGGAAGTCGTACACGCCCAGCGGCGAGGAGAATCGCGCGGTGCCGGAAGTCGGCAACACGTGGTTCGGGCCTGCGCAGTAGTCGCCCAGCGCTTCTGAGGTGTGACGGCCCATGAAGATTGCGCCGGCGTGGCGGATCTGCGGCAGCCAGGCT
This window encodes:
- a CDS encoding DUF4198 domain-containing protein; the protein is MQYGKTLVLIAALFAGQVSAHGLWTEQRRGNIEVIYGHGAEDNAFKAQKISGAWAYDVGGKMIPVSVERLADHARLKPLETPAVLAVALNNGMWSQTADKKWINEGRSKVPGAVESTQTFKYSLAIYQPGAKLPKLEQIKLLILPEVDPLTVGPGKSLPVRVLLDGKPAAGVKLIGDYRSAPNTLSTETDKDGRAQVLVRNEGLNVIAAQVEVSVKDSVDVNSRGLFSSLTFLGEPHHE
- the hisC gene encoding histidinol-phosphate transaminase, whose protein sequence is MSKFWSPFVKDLVPYVPGEQPKLTKLVKLNTNENPYGPSPKALAAMQVELNDNLRLYPDPNSDLLKTAVAQYYGVQSNQVFLGNGSDEVLAHIFHGLLQHDQPLLFPDISYSFYPVYCGLYGIKFNAVPLDAQFQIDPADYAKPNGGIIFPNPNAPTGCLLALDAVEQILKANPDSVVVVDEAYIDFGGDTAISLVDRYPNLLVTQTLSKSRSLAGLRVGLAVGHPDLIEALERIKNSFNSYPLDRLAIVGAAAAFEDREYFDKTCRLVIESREWVIAQLQAKGFEVLPSAANFIFARHPQHDAAGLAAKLREQGVIVRHFKQQRIAQFLRISIGTPEQNQALIDGLGEL